The sequence below is a genomic window from Betaproteobacteria bacterium.
GCCAGGGCGTTGTCGGGATCGAGGCGCAGGGCGGCGCGAATCTGCCGGTAGGCGTCTTGGCTGCCCAGGTGCGTGTGACCGAAGAGACGGGCGTCCAGATCCAGCCCGTGGGCGGCGAGGCGGGCGTGGCATTGGGCGCTTTCCCTCTGGCGTTCGGGGCTGCCCTCCGGGCTGGCGAATTGGAACAGCTTCTCCAGGGGCCAGCGCCCCAGGGCGTCGGCGATGGCTGCGGCGGCTTCGTAGCCTTCCGCCAGGAGCGGGGCGGGGGAAGGCAGTGGCCCGGGCAGGCGCCGGCGCACCCAAGGGCGGGCTTCGCGATGGACTTCGCCCCCATCCAGGAGGCGCAGCCAGCGATCCAGATCGGCGGCATGGGGCAGGGGGCTTTCTGTTGCCACTGCGCGGAGGCATTCGCCTCGGCCGAGGACGGTACACCAGTCGAAGGGGTGGCCGCCGAGCAGGTGCCAACGCGGGTTGTCGCAGGGGCGGTTGCCGGGGGCGTCGTCGAGCCAGGACGTTGGCCGGCCACCGGAATCGACTGCCTGCACGGTGGAGCAGACGGCGGCCAGGGAAGGGTTGGCGGCGAGAAGTTCCAGCCCGGCGGCGATGCGGTGGGGGACGGCCAGGTCGCGGGGGTCGGCCAGGGCGACGTAGGGAGCCGTCGTGGTGCGGACCGCGTGCCAGAGGGCTTCCCCCGCAGCGGCGGAGGCCGACAGGAACTCGCCCCGCAGGGTGCCGGGGTGGCGTTGCGCGTAGTCCTCGACGATCCGCCGGCTGCCGTCCGACGATCCCGCATCCACCACGACGATTTCCTGTACCAGGTGCGTCTGGGCGAGGCAGGCGTCGAGGCAGGCGGCCAGATGCCCCGCCTCGTTGCGGCAGGCGAGGACGACGGTGACCCGGGGCTCAGCCACCGCGAGCGGCCTCCCGGACCGAAGGCATCAGCCGTCCCGGGCCGGGCTGACGCAGACGCGGTTCTTGCCCGTGCGCTTGGCTTCGTACATGGCTTCGTCGGCGCGCTTCAAGACTTCGGCCTGGCTTTCGCCGGGGCCGACCTGGGTGACGCCGGCGCTGAAGGTGATGAGGGTCTTGTGGTGCTCGTGCAGGAAGATCTGGCGGGTGAGTTCCCGCTGCAGCCGGGTCAGGGCGCCGACGGCGTCGTCGATGCCGGTGTCGGGAAGAAGAATGATGAATTCCTCGCCGCCGTAGCGGGCCACCGTGTCCTGGGGGCGCAGGGTGTTGCGGCATACCGTGGCCAGATGGACCAGGGCGCCGTCGCCGGCGTCGTGTCCCAGGCTGTCGTTGAGTTTCTTGAAGTTGTCGATGTCGAGAAGCGCGGCGCAGAGCAGGGTCTCGTGCCGGTCGGCCCGGGCGATTTCCTTGGCGAAGGTCTCTTCCAGCCCGCGGCGGTTGAGGACGCCGGTGAGCTGGTCGTGGCGGACGAGGTCGCTGGTGACTTCCAGTTCCTGCTCCAGTTGGCGAATCTTGGCGTCGGATTCCCGTACCCGCTCCTGGGTGCTGCGCAGTTCGTCCCGGGAGCGCTGGGCGTTGTGCTGCATCGCCCGGGTTTCCTGCATCACCTCGGCGAGGACCGTTTCCAGTTCGGAAATGTCGTTGGCGCTGCTGATCTTTTCGGCGCAGCGCTCTATCCGGTCGTGGTAGTCGGAGGTGGCGTCGGCAAAATCGGCCAACTGGTCAACAAAGCCGGCCAGCATGGCCTTGAGGGCGTCCTTGGCCTCCTGGAGGCTGTGCTTGAGCTGGCTCTGTTTATACACAACCTCCTTCAGGCGGCGCTCGGCGTCGTCCAGGGCGCGCTGGGAGAGGGGCTTGTCGACGATTTCCCGCACGACTTCGAGTTGGCCCGCCAGCCAGCGGTCGTCCATGACCAGTTCGGTCATGTTTTCGATCAGCAGGCGCAGCAGATTGAGCAGGCTTGCCCGCAATTCGGTGCGATCTTCGGCCAGCAGTTCGAGCTTGAAGGCGAAGCGCTTGAGACTGGCCAAGAAATCCTGCAACTCGCGCAGCGTCCGGGCACGGCGGATGTCGGAGGCGAGGGCCCGGGCGGTGTCGGCGAGGCCCGGGGACTCCACCAGTTGAGTGTTGATGGCGGTTTCAAGCGTGAAGGCGAGCAGTTCGCGCATCTCGCCGAGCAGTTCTGCGGTCTTGTCGGCAGGAGCGCTTGGGGAGGCGGGGGACGAGGCGGGGGATGCTTCGCTTTCGGGCACCGTTTCCACGCCGCCCTCGTCTCCTTCGCCGGTGGCCCAACTGCGCACCAGGCCCTTCAGGCGGCTATGCAGGGTCTCGCCGCCGGCCGAGGCGCCCGCCAGGACGCGATCCAGGGACTCCCGCTTCTTGGCCTGGGTCAGCCCGGCGGTGCGTTGCTCCCAAAGGCGCAGAAGGTCGTTGATCAGCTCGCCCCAGGGGAGCTTCTGGCTCTCCGAGAGCGCCGCGAAGTGGGCGACGATCTGGTTCTGGAAGGCGTCCCAGTCCTGGTCCTTGGCC
It includes:
- a CDS encoding diguanylate cyclase, which produces MANPSNPSELARETLRLLAVRRIPPTPDNYRILYNEISGVREKEAFPDKAAKALAAALPRVSPEQMRLGRALDSAAKDQDWDAFQNQIVAHFAALSESQKLPWGELINDLLRLWEQRTAGLTQAKKRESLDRVLAGASAGGETLHSRLKGLVRSWATGEGDEGGVETVPESEASPASSPASPSAPADKTAELLGEMRELLAFTLETAINTQLVESPGLADTARALASDIRRARTLRELQDFLASLKRFAFKLELLAEDRTELRASLLNLLRLLIENMTELVMDDRWLAGQLEVVREIVDKPLSQRALDDAERRLKEVVYKQSQLKHSLQEAKDALKAMLAGFVDQLADFADATSDYHDRIERCAEKISSANDISELETVLAEVMQETRAMQHNAQRSRDELRSTQERVRESDAKIRQLEQELEVTSDLVRHDQLTGVLNRRGLEETFAKEIARADRHETLLCAALLDIDNFKKLNDSLGHDAGDGALVHLATVCRNTLRPQDTVARYGGEEFIILLPDTGIDDAVGALTRLQRELTRQIFLHEHHKTLITFSAGVTQVGPGESQAEVLKRADEAMYEAKRTGKNRVCVSPARDG